Proteins encoded in a region of the Rickettsia tillamookensis genome:
- a CDS encoding biotin transporter BioY, producing the protein MRYIMNSLLKVLYPNRVVEHLNTNSYALDIVKIIMGVVAIFASSQISIPIKPVAITMHSVILCIIAFTYSPRLSFLTMLTFIFVGVMGLPVFCKFSSGINYFLGAAGGYYLGFLIGTPVMSTLNDKLPKNFVNVTIICIIGHTIFYLFGVSWLASMIGLKQAIYSGFIIFIPSGLAKLFVFSSLFSYVKNLKRK; encoded by the coding sequence ATGAGGTATATCATGAATTCTCTATTAAAAGTATTATATCCGAATAGAGTTGTAGAACATTTAAATACAAATTCTTACGCTCTAGATATTGTTAAAATAATTATGGGAGTAGTGGCTATTTTTGCTTCGTCCCAAATAAGCATTCCTATAAAACCGGTAGCAATTACGATGCATAGCGTAATACTTTGTATTATAGCTTTTACTTATAGTCCACGTCTTAGTTTTCTAACTATGCTAACTTTCATTTTTGTAGGTGTAATGGGCTTGCCGGTATTCTGTAAATTTTCTAGCGGGATAAATTATTTTCTAGGAGCAGCAGGTGGTTATTATCTCGGCTTCTTAATCGGAACTCCTGTTATGAGCACTTTAAATGATAAGTTACCTAAGAATTTTGTAAACGTTACCATAATTTGTATTATCGGTCATACTATATTTTATCTATTCGGCGTTAGTTGGCTTGCAAGTATGATAGGTTTAAAACAAGCAATTTATAGCGGATTTATAATTTTCATTCCCAGCGGTCTTGCTAAACTTTTTGTTTTTTCTTCTTTATTTTCCTACGTTAAGAACCTAAAACGAAAGTAA
- the gltX gene encoding glutamate--tRNA ligase, translated as MTKIITRFAPSPTGMLHVGNIRAALLNWLYAKKHNGPFILRFDDTDLERSKQEYKDAIEKDLKFLNLNWDQTFNQLSRLSRYDEIKNLLLDKKRLYACYETPEELELKRKFQLSKGLPPIYDRASLNLTEEQTQKYIEQGRKPHYRFLVNHEPISWRDMIKGEVKYDGKALSDPIVIRADGSMTYMLCSVIDDIDYDITHIIRGEDHVSNTAIQIQMFEALNTTPPTFGHLSLIINKDEKISKRVGGFEIATLRKEIGLEAMAIASFFSLLGSSAQILPYKSMDKLADQFEISSFSKSPTIYQPEDLERLNHKLLISLDFDEVKDRLKEIDAEYIDENFWLSVRPNLQKLRDVKDWWEICHKTPNVENLNLDKDYLKQAAELLPQGEITKDSWSIWTKEITNITGKKGKELFLSLRLALTGRESGPEIAGVLPLIDREEIIKRLTIVK; from the coding sequence ATGACAAAAATTATAACACGATTTGCTCCGTCACCAACCGGTATGTTACATGTCGGAAATATCAGGGCAGCATTGCTTAACTGGCTATATGCAAAGAAGCATAACGGGCCGTTTATTTTAAGATTTGACGATACGGATTTAGAGCGTAGTAAACAGGAATATAAAGACGCTATCGAAAAAGATTTAAAATTTTTAAATCTTAATTGGGATCAGACATTTAATCAATTAAGTCGTTTAAGTAGATATGATGAAATCAAAAATCTATTATTAGACAAAAAAAGATTATATGCCTGCTATGAGACTCCGGAAGAGCTAGAATTAAAGCGTAAATTTCAATTATCTAAGGGATTACCGCCGATTTATGATCGAGCTAGCTTAAATCTAACAGAAGAGCAAACACAAAAATATATAGAGCAAGGAAGAAAACCGCATTATAGATTTTTGGTAAATCATGAACCTATTAGCTGGCGTGATATGATCAAAGGCGAAGTTAAATATGACGGTAAGGCTTTAAGCGATCCAATAGTGATAAGAGCAGACGGTAGTATGACTTATATGTTATGCTCAGTTATTGACGATATTGATTATGATATTACTCATATTATTAGGGGTGAAGATCACGTTAGCAATACCGCTATTCAAATTCAAATGTTTGAGGCTTTAAATACTACTCCTCCGACTTTTGGACATTTAAGTTTAATAATCAATAAAGACGAGAAAATTTCTAAACGAGTGGGAGGGTTTGAGATCGCAACTCTTAGAAAAGAAATCGGTCTTGAAGCTATGGCAATAGCTAGCTTTTTTAGCTTACTTGGTTCATCGGCACAAATCTTACCTTATAAATCAATGGATAAGCTAGCGGATCAGTTTGAGATAAGTAGCTTTTCTAAAAGCCCGACTATCTATCAGCCGGAAGATTTGGAAAGACTAAATCATAAATTATTGATAAGTTTAGATTTTGACGAAGTAAAAGACCGCCTTAAAGAAATCGATGCCGAGTATATTGATGAAAATTTTTGGTTATCGGTAAGACCTAATTTACAAAAATTACGTGATGTAAAAGATTGGTGGGAGATTTGTCATAAAACTCCGAATGTAGAAAATCTAAATTTAGATAAGGATTATTTAAAGCAAGCTGCAGAATTATTACCGCAAGGAGAAATTACTAAAGATAGCTGGAGTATTTGGACTAAAGAAATAACAAATATAACAGGCAAGAAAGGTAAGGAGTTATTTTTGTCTCTTCGCCTTGCTTTAACCGGTAGAGAATCAGGACCGGAAATTGCAGGTGTTTTACCTTTGATTGATAGAGAAGAAATAATAAAACGATTAACTATAGTCAAATAA
- a CDS encoding peroxiredoxin encodes MSVFVGKTAPDFTAKAIMPNNNIDEKFKLSDYAAGDNIVLFFYPLDFTFVCPSEIIAFHNKLGEFTERRTKLVAVSVDSHFSHLAWKNTPHNKGGLGQVQFPMVSDIKKDISSKYNVLNEDGVALRGTFLIDKDFIVRHMLVNDLPIGRDINYTLKVIDALTHHQKHGEVCPAGWHKGEEAITPSHEGIAHYLSSHAEKL; translated from the coding sequence ATGTCAGTATTTGTCGGCAAAACTGCTCCGGATTTTACAGCTAAAGCTATTATGCCTAATAATAATATAGACGAAAAGTTTAAACTTAGCGATTATGCTGCAGGGGATAATATAGTGTTATTTTTTTATCCTCTAGATTTTACTTTTGTTTGTCCATCGGAAATTATAGCATTTCACAATAAGCTTGGTGAATTTACCGAAAGACGTACTAAATTAGTAGCTGTTAGCGTTGATTCTCATTTTAGCCATTTAGCTTGGAAAAATACTCCGCATAATAAAGGCGGACTTGGACAAGTACAATTTCCAATGGTTTCCGATATAAAAAAGGATATTTCTTCAAAATATAACGTACTTAATGAAGACGGTGTTGCTTTGCGTGGAACTTTTTTAATTGATAAAGATTTCATAGTACGTCACATGCTAGTTAACGACTTACCTATCGGTCGTGATATTAATTATACATTAAAAGTAATCGATGCTTTAACTCATCATCAAAAGCACGGCGAAGTTTGTCCTGCAGGCTGGCATAAAGGTGAGGAAGCAATTACCCCGTCACATGAAGGTATAGCACATTATTTAAGCTCACATGCCGAGAAACTGTAG
- the bioB gene encoding biotin synthase BioB, which translates to MKKWIFDEAKEIFSLPFMELIYQAQTVHRANFDPSKIQISSLLSIKTGSCPENCKFCPQSAHYKTYVEKEPLIQIEEVITAAKRAKAAGSTRFCMGAAWRGPRDEDLKLVCEMIKEVKKLGLETCVTLGLLKEHQAVTLKKAGLDFYNHNIDTSKEFYDKIITTRTFQDRLDTLQYVRASGMKVCCGGILGMGETNDDRINMILTLANLEEPAESVTINKLIKIPGTPLENVEDIDPFDFVRVIALARIMIPKSYIRLSAGREQMSDELQALCIMAGINSIFYGEKLLTSANPMPTKDNELFERLSIK; encoded by the coding sequence ATGAAAAAATGGATTTTTGACGAGGCTAAAGAAATCTTTAGCCTTCCGTTTATGGAGCTGATCTATCAAGCTCAAACAGTGCATCGTGCTAATTTTGATCCAAGTAAGATCCAAATCAGCAGCCTTTTAAGTATTAAAACAGGAAGTTGTCCTGAAAATTGTAAATTCTGTCCTCAATCTGCTCATTATAAAACTTATGTAGAAAAAGAACCTTTGATACAAATTGAGGAAGTAATTACGGCAGCAAAACGTGCTAAAGCAGCTGGTAGCACCCGCTTTTGTATGGGGGCTGCGTGGCGTGGTCCACGTGATGAGGACTTAAAGTTGGTTTGTGAGATGATTAAGGAGGTCAAAAAATTAGGTTTAGAAACTTGCGTTACGCTTGGTTTATTAAAAGAGCATCAAGCAGTTACGCTTAAAAAAGCAGGGCTTGATTTTTATAATCATAATATTGACACTTCCAAAGAGTTTTACGATAAAATTATTACCACTCGCACTTTTCAGGATAGGCTAGATACTTTGCAATATGTTCGAGCTTCCGGTATGAAAGTATGCTGCGGCGGTATTTTAGGAATGGGAGAAACAAATGATGATCGTATTAATATGATCTTAACTCTTGCCAATCTTGAAGAACCTGCTGAATCGGTAACTATCAATAAGCTAATAAAAATTCCAGGCACTCCGCTAGAAAATGTAGAAGATATTGATCCTTTTGATTTTGTTCGAGTAATAGCTTTAGCAAGAATAATGATTCCAAAATCATATATTCGTTTGTCGGCAGGTAGGGAACAAATGTCTGATGAATTGCAAGCTTTATGTATTATGGCAGGCATTAATTCAATATTCTACGGAGAAAAGCTTTTAACTTCAGCTAATCCAATGCCTACAAAAGATAATGAGTTATTTGAGAGACTATCTATAAAGTAA
- the dprA gene encoding DNA-processing protein DprA: MLKELFSTPKISYDVETINILRLIRSENIGPKTFFSLIKLFGDAATAIDNAPDFSLRGGKSKPIKIFSKSDAEKELELLEKDNAKIITYKSPEYSKLLLEIYDPPPILSYKGNIELLNHNKCVAIVGARNASANGRSFAHKIANDLVNEGYITISGLARGIDSSVHQAAISQTIGVIAGGIDHIYPPENKKLFENLAEEGLILAELPIRSTPLGKHFPQRNRIISGLALGVVVVEASLKSGSLITAKFALEQNREIFAVPGFPLDPRCQGTNKLIREGAYLVESVDDIVTNLPQYENFIKKDDELFKDFVELETLNTRYVKEPSQKERTAILELLSAVPIDFEYLQKETELPLPIIYTVILELELAGKAIRHAGNKISLVYA; the protein is encoded by the coding sequence ATGCTAAAAGAATTATTTTCTACTCCTAAAATATCCTATGATGTTGAAACAATTAATATTTTACGTCTTATTAGGAGTGAAAATATCGGTCCTAAAACTTTCTTTAGTTTAATTAAATTATTCGGTGATGCAGCAACTGCCATAGATAACGCTCCGGATTTTTCATTGCGAGGCGGAAAGTCGAAACCAATTAAAATTTTCAGTAAAAGCGATGCTGAAAAAGAGTTAGAACTTCTCGAAAAAGATAATGCTAAGATTATCACATATAAATCTCCGGAATATTCAAAATTATTACTTGAAATTTATGATCCACCACCAATATTAAGCTATAAAGGTAATATAGAGTTATTAAATCATAATAAATGCGTTGCAATAGTAGGTGCAAGAAACGCTTCTGCAAACGGAAGAAGCTTTGCTCATAAAATTGCAAATGATTTAGTAAACGAAGGGTATATAACTATTTCAGGATTAGCAAGGGGGATAGATAGTAGCGTACATCAAGCTGCAATTTCTCAAACTATCGGAGTTATTGCAGGCGGTATTGATCATATATATCCACCGGAAAATAAAAAACTATTTGAAAATTTAGCAGAAGAAGGTTTAATATTAGCTGAGTTACCTATCCGCTCTACACCTCTTGGAAAACATTTTCCGCAACGTAATCGGATAATATCGGGGCTAGCCTTAGGAGTGGTAGTAGTAGAAGCAAGCTTAAAATCCGGTTCATTAATAACTGCAAAATTTGCACTTGAACAGAATAGGGAAATATTTGCTGTTCCCGGTTTCCCTTTAGATCCAAGATGTCAGGGTACAAATAAATTGATTAGAGAGGGAGCATATTTAGTGGAATCAGTAGACGACATTGTAACTAATTTACCGCAATATGAAAATTTTATTAAAAAAGATGATGAGTTATTTAAAGATTTTGTTGAGCTAGAAACACTAAATACGAGATATGTTAAAGAACCGTCACAAAAGGAGCGTACTGCTATATTGGAATTATTATCGGCAGTACCTATAGATTTTGAATATTTACAAAAAGAGACAGAATTACCGCTTCCTATTATATATACGGTAATATTAGAATTAGAACTCGCCGGCAAAGCAATACGTCACGCCGGCAATAAAATATCATTAGTTTACGCCTAA
- the topA gene encoding type I DNA topoisomerase has product MKLVIVESPAKAKTINKYLGDEFKVIASFGHIRDLPSKKGSVLPDENFAMKYDISDKAGKYVDAIVKDAKKADAVYLATDPDREGESISWHVAEVIKEKNKVKSDDFFKRVAFNEITKKAIIHAVENPRKLDTNLVNAQQARRALDYLVGFTLSPLLWRKLPGCKSAGRVQSVALRLICEREDEIERFKSEEYWDISLKMQNSNNELFTAKLTHVNDQKLEKFSIIKEKDAKNLTEKLKSQKFHVDKIEKKQQKRQPQPPFITSSLQQEAARKLGFSAKKTMQIAQKLYEGVDIGKETIGLITYMRTDGVTLSNDAIADIRNLIDKNYGDKYLPTSPRIYKSKVKNAQEAHEAIRPTNITYTPDSLKEKLEKDYYKLYELIWKRTIACQMENVIMDLVVASLASENKEYLAKANGSTIAFDGFYKVYRESVDDEAEEENKMLPPLKEQEPLKTKEIIPNQHFTEPPPRYSEASLVKKLEELGIGRPSTYASILSVLQDRKYVSLEKKRFMPEELGRLVTVFLVGFFKKYVEYDFTAGLENELDEIAAGKLEWKAALNNFWSGFNHNIESVNEQKITEIISYVQKALDYHLFGENKESKVCPSCKTGELSLKLGKFGAFLACSNYPECTFRKSIVSGNDNNENEGEPSAIPNENKILGTDKDGIEIHLKKGPYGSYIQLGEQEGKVKPKRSPVPPSLNQNDITLEMALKLLSLPLKIGVHKDSDEEITIDYGKFGPYIKYIGKFISIPKKYDFLNLSLDDAMKLIEDNKAKLEKKQG; this is encoded by the coding sequence ATGAAATTAGTAATAGTAGAATCGCCGGCAAAGGCAAAAACGATAAATAAATATTTAGGTGATGAATTTAAGGTCATTGCATCATTCGGTCATATTAGAGATTTACCTTCTAAAAAAGGCTCAGTGTTACCTGATGAAAATTTTGCGATGAAATATGATATTTCCGATAAAGCCGGTAAATATGTAGATGCCATAGTTAAAGATGCTAAAAAAGCTGATGCAGTATATCTTGCAACCGATCCGGATCGTGAGGGTGAATCTATCTCATGGCATGTTGCAGAGGTAATAAAAGAAAAGAATAAAGTTAAATCCGATGATTTTTTCAAAAGGGTAGCCTTTAATGAAATTACTAAAAAAGCAATTATTCATGCCGTTGAGAACCCTAGAAAACTTGACACTAACTTAGTAAATGCCCAGCAAGCAAGAAGAGCTTTAGACTATTTAGTCGGCTTTACCCTTTCACCTCTTTTATGGCGTAAGTTACCTGGGTGTAAATCGGCGGGACGTGTACAGTCTGTGGCTCTGCGATTAATATGTGAGCGAGAAGATGAAATAGAGCGTTTTAAGTCAGAAGAATATTGGGATATTAGCCTTAAAATGCAAAATAGTAATAACGAACTATTTACTGCTAAATTGACTCACGTAAACGATCAAAAGTTAGAAAAATTCTCAATTATTAAGGAAAAAGATGCCAAAAATTTAACTGAGAAATTAAAATCTCAAAAATTTCATGTTGATAAGATAGAAAAGAAACAACAAAAACGTCAGCCACAACCTCCTTTTATCACTTCATCACTGCAACAAGAAGCAGCAAGAAAATTAGGTTTTAGTGCTAAAAAGACTATGCAAATAGCACAAAAACTTTATGAGGGCGTTGACATAGGTAAGGAAACTATAGGGCTTATTACCTATATGAGAACCGACGGCGTTACATTATCAAATGACGCAATAGCTGATATACGTAATTTAATCGATAAAAATTACGGCGACAAATATTTACCGACTAGCCCTAGAATTTACAAATCCAAAGTAAAAAATGCTCAAGAAGCTCATGAGGCAATAAGACCCACAAATATCACTTATACGCCTGATAGCTTAAAAGAAAAGCTAGAAAAGGATTACTATAAACTCTATGAACTAATTTGGAAAAGGACTATAGCCTGCCAAATGGAAAATGTGATAATGGATTTGGTAGTTGCAAGTTTAGCTTCGGAAAATAAAGAATATTTGGCAAAAGCAAATGGCTCGACTATAGCATTTGACGGGTTTTATAAGGTTTATCGTGAAAGTGTGGACGATGAGGCTGAAGAAGAAAATAAAATGCTGCCTCCTTTAAAAGAACAAGAACCGCTTAAAACTAAAGAAATTATTCCTAATCAGCATTTTACAGAACCTCCTCCAAGATATTCGGAAGCAAGCTTAGTGAAAAAACTTGAAGAGCTTGGGATCGGTCGCCCTTCGACCTATGCTAGTATTTTATCGGTTTTACAAGATCGTAAATACGTCTCTCTTGAGAAAAAGCGTTTTATGCCTGAAGAATTAGGACGTTTGGTAACGGTATTCTTGGTCGGTTTTTTCAAGAAATATGTAGAATATGATTTTACCGCAGGTCTTGAAAATGAGTTAGACGAAATAGCGGCAGGTAAGCTTGAATGGAAAGCTGCTTTAAATAATTTTTGGAGCGGTTTTAATCATAATATTGAATCGGTAAACGAACAAAAAATAACCGAGATTATTAGCTATGTACAGAAAGCCCTTGATTATCACTTGTTCGGTGAGAATAAAGAATCTAAAGTTTGTCCTTCATGTAAAACGGGTGAGCTTAGCTTAAAACTCGGTAAGTTCGGAGCGTTTTTAGCATGTAGTAATTACCCTGAATGTACTTTCAGAAAATCCATTGTTAGCGGTAACGATAATAACGAAAATGAAGGCGAACCTTCCGCTATTCCTAATGAGAATAAAATTTTAGGCACTGATAAAGACGGGATAGAAATACACTTAAAAAAAGGACCTTACGGATCTTATATTCAACTTGGTGAACAAGAAGGCAAAGTAAAGCCGAAACGTAGCCCCGTGCCTCCTAGCTTGAATCAAAACGATATCACACTTGAGATGGCATTGAAGCTTCTAAGCTTACCTCTTAAAATCGGCGTGCATAAAGATAGCGACGAGGAAATTACGATAGATTACGGTAAATTCGGTCCTTACATAAAATATATAGGAAAGTTTATTTCAATACCTAAAAAATATGATTTTCTGAATTTAAGCTTAGACGACGCAATGAAGCTAATTGAAGACAATAAGGCGAAGTTAGAGAAGAAACAGGGGTAA